The window TTTTGCAGCCTCGCTTGTTTTCATTATCGATCCCACAGCCCGCGAGGCCGATTATATCCGGTTTTTCCTGCTATCGCTTTCTTTTCATTTGCTGGTTGCCTTTGCGGCATTTACGGGTAAGGGGCAGGTTAACGGGTTTTGGCAATTTAATAAAACATTGTTCCTTCGTTTTTTAACAAGTGTGTTGTACGGTGTGGTTTTGTTTTTAGGGATTGCTGCCGCCATTGCGGCCACTAACTTTTTATTCAACTTTAAGTTTGAGTGGGATACTTATGCCATACTTTGGGTTTGGATAGCAGGTTTGTTTACCACCACCTTTTTCCTGGCTGGCGTACCTGCCAATACGCAATCTCTTAACGACGATTTGACCTACCCCAAAGCATTGAAAATATTTACGCAGTTTGTATTGATCCCGCTATCAACCATATATGTGCTTATTTTATTAGCCTACGAAGTTAAGATCATTATACTTTGGAGCCTGCCAAAGGGCCTGGTATCAAATCTTATTTTAAGCTATGCGGTGTTTGGGGTGCTGTCATTATTGCTGGTATATCCCATTCGCGAACATGATGGCAATAAATGGATCAAAAATTATTCGCGCAGCTTTTATTTTTTATTGATCCCCCTGTTGGGCCTGCTGTTTGTGGCGGTTGGTGCAAGGGTTTTCATGTATGGCATTACTGAATGGCGTTATTTTTTAATAGCGCTTGCCTGCTGGCTGTTGTTTATTTGTGTTTACTTTTTAGCTTTTAAAAAGCAGAATATAAAGCTTATGCCCATCTCCTTATGTATAGTAACCATTTTATCGGTTTACGGCCCGCAAAGTGCTTTTTCGGTAAGCATGTATTCGCAAAGGCGAATTATTGTCAAATTTTTTGAAAAGCACAATGCGTTGAAAAATGGCAAATTCATCGCGGTTGATAGCACAAAGTTGAGCGAAAAGGAAGGCAGCAAAGCTGTGGCATCTTTAAATTATTTTATTTACAAATACGATATCACACCCTTGCAGCCGTATTTTAACAAGAACCTTACCGCATTGTCCGATTCGTTAGGTAAGTTGAAAAGCCGTGACTGGCGCACTACGGGAGATTATGGGCGGAGAGAGTTAAGGGAAAGCAAGTATGAGTGGGCCCGAATTTCCCTTGGCCTGCATCATTTTGAAACCTGGTACAACGAGAATGATAACGTGATGACCTGTTACTATACATTTAGCAAAAAAGAAAAAATATTAGTTGTAAAGGGCTATGATATAACCCTCGCCGCCGATGAGTATACTGATACGCTGACTAATAATTTCAACGGCATTCAAATTAAGCAAACACAAACGGCAAACGGATCATTTACCTTGAAACTCAATAGCGAAACTTTTAATTTCAGACCTTTTGATGTTGCCCGTAAATTTTTGGCGGATACAGCAACGCTTAATAAATATCACACGCCTACAGAATCTGAATATTATAAAAATTACGATCTGCCGGCTAAAGAGACTTTACTTATCAAAGAAACAGCTATGTATAAAGTAGCATTTCAGATCAACAGTATAAATTTTAATATTACCGGAAAAGAAAAGCCAGCCGACATAAAAATATTGGGCACCTATTTAATCAAAACAAAGTAGGTGCCCATAGTATCAATTCACCTGTATCACCATTGGCAAGCCTTGCATTTCCTTAACCGATTTTGCCATCCGTTTAATAAACAAGTAGTTGGTTGTTCCTCCAATAACAGCGCCAACAACCGGCACCAACCTTTCGGCAGTGCGTACGCCCAGGTTGAGGATTATTTTTTCGGCTACGCTTTCCATCATGGTTTTGCTGAGGGCAATTCCGGTTTCTACTTTAAAAGATATAGCTACAAGTTTCATAAACTCATCAAACCCCATCTGGTAGCTGCCCCTGTTATGGTACATAATAGCCATGGTAACCCTGAATTGCTGGGTTATCAGGTTAAGCACATCAACAGGCATGCCTATCACCATGGTTAAAACACCGCCGCTTCCCGATATAGCACCGCTGCCGGCAGCCATAATTGCGCACTGGTTTATAAATTTATCAAGGCCCATTTTGTCGACACCCTTTTTTACATTCAATTGGTCGATATGATCAAACACCTGCTTAAACCCATCGTGCGATAATTGTTCGGAATAGTGTTTTATATCGGTGCCTATTTGCTTTAATGATTTCATTTTAATTGATTTATGTAGTAAAGGGCAAGCCCTTGTATATTGTTACGCTATTCGCGTGCCAGTTTATAAAGCCTGTAAAAATGGCGGGAATAGGTAGTTGTTTTGTAATTAAGTTACCCCGCAGATAGTTAACCATATAAGTATCATGGTTGTTTAGTAAATTTGTGGTTCATAAAAATTTTAAGCCCAGTTGAAAAATAACATTCTTATTGTTGATGATGTACACCCCATATTTATGGATCAGGCCGAAGCCAAGGGTTATACATGCGATTACAGGCCAACCATAAAAACCGAAGAAGCTTTACAAATTATAGGCAATTACGCGGGGCTGGTTATCCGCTCAAAATTCCAGGTAAGCAGGCAAGTTTTTGATTTGGCCACAAACCTGCAATTTGTGGCCCGCGCAGGTGCCGGGATGGACAATATTGACGAGGCTTACGCCGCCCAAAAGGGAATTAAACTGATTAACGCGCCCGAAGGCAACTCCGATGCTGTTGGCGAACATGCCATAGGATTATTGCTATCATTAATGAATAATTTTAACCGGGGCGATGCCGAGATCAGGAATGGCAAATGGGAGCGGGAGGGCAACCGCGGTTACGAACTGAAAGGAAAAACTGTGGGCATTATTGGCTACGGCCATATGGGGCATAGCTTTGCCCGTAAGCTTTCGGGTTTCCAGGTTGATGTAATTGCTTACGATAAGTACAAAACCGGCTTCAGCGACCGTTATGCGCGCGAAGTAAGCATGGAGCAAATAGTAAAACTAAGCGATGTGCTAAGCATACACGTACCGCTTACATCAGAAACCAATGGGTTGATTGATGACGAATACCTGTTTCACTTTAAAAAGCCGATATTTTTTATCAACACCTCCAGGGGAAAAACCGCAAAAGTAAGCAGCGTGCTAAAAGCCATTAAAGAAGGCAAAATATTGGGTGCAGGATTAGATGTGCTTGAAGTGGAAAAATTCCCTACCCTGGCCGAGCAGGCCTGGTACGATGAGCTGCGCCAAAGCGGCAAGGTTATTCTTAGCCCCCACGTTGCCGGCTGGACGTTTGATTCGTACCGGAAGATAAGTGAAGTGATGGCTGAAAAATTGGTTAAATTGGTTGATTAGGTGAGTGGTTGATTGAGTTAGATTAAGTTGAATAGTCTACTATGAAAGGTGCAAAAACATAATCAACCTAATCTAACTCAATCAACCACTCACCCCTCAAATAAATTTGCATATTAAAACTTAAATCACTTATCTTCGTTTAATACTAAACAAGACTATGTAGGCATGGCCCATATAGTCTTGTTTGTTTTTATAGTCGTTGCGTCCTTCTTAAAAAAGGGAGGGCGGTTTTTTTTGGACAACCAATAGGATAAACAATAATTAATTTACGTGTTATGGCAGAGGTATCATACTTTACCAAAGATGGTTTAGAAAAACTAAAAGAAGAATTACAAAGGTTAAAAACAACCGGCCGCTCGGATATATCAAAACAAATTGCTGAAGCGCGCGATAAAGGCGATTTGTCTGAAAATGCCGAATACGATGCTGCCAAGGAAGCCCAGGGCTTGCACGAGGCTAAAATAGCTCAGATGCAGGAAACACTGGCAAATGCCCGCCTGCTTGATGAATCTAAACTGGATACATCAAAAGTATTGGCACTATCTATCGTTAAAATCAAAAACCTTAAAAACGGCGCCACCATGAGTTACCAGCTGGTAGCCGAAAGCGAGGCTGATATGAAAGCCGGTAAAATTTCGGTGGCATCGCCCATAGCCAAAGGCCTTTTAGGCAAAAGAGTAGGCGAAAAAATTGAGATCACCGTACCCGCAGGTAAAATTGAATTTGAAATACTGGAAGTAAGCCGGTAGTTATTGGTTGATTAGGTGAGTGGTTGATTGAGTTAGCCGTCCGTAAACTTAATCAACCACTCACCTAATCAACATAATCAACCCCAAAATGAGCATCTTTTCAAAAATTATAGCAGGCGAGATTCCGGCACATGTTGTTGCCGAGAGTAATGAGTTTTTAGCTTTTTTAGATATCAGCCCACTGGCCGAAGGGCATGTGCTGGTGATTCCGAAAAAAGAAGTTGATTACATTTTTGACCTGGATGATGAAACTTATACCGGGTTACAAATATTTGCTAAAATTGTAGCGACCGCAATTAAAAAAGCCATACCATGCAAAAAGGTAGGGGTAGCAGTTATCGGCCTCGAGGTACCGCATGCGCACATCCACCTTATTCCCCTGAACCGGGTTGACGATCTTAATTTTTCAAGGCCCAAACTAAGTTTTAGCGCCGAAGAGTTGAGTATTACAAAAGATAAGATCAAATCAGCTTTTTAAATATTGACTGCATGATCTGAAAAAAACTTAAACGGGCATTGCTTAAAGCAATGCCCGTTTTATTTGAACCCTGAAAGCAAAAGCATCCATGATGCCCCCGGCTTTGGTTAATAAGGAAATATCAGCAATGGTATTGAAATATGCCCCGGCAGCGCTTCGGTCAAATAATCCCCAATGATTTCTTTAAAATGATAACGGTGGTTAACAAGCACCAGCACATCGTTATGCATCCCGTTAATTATCACATCAACGGCCTTGTGGATATCTTTTTCCCTGATGTTGTTAAAGCCAACCGGGTAACTATGTATATGGTTTCCAACCTGTTCGGTAAACAGCCGCTGTCCATAATTTTCCTCAATATCCGGAATTCCTTTAGCCGACAAATGCGCTACAGCTACGCTGGCCTGCATGGGTTCGGCCAGTTGAACAAGGTATTTTACAACGGCAGCGCGGCAATACCGTAAATCGGCCATATAGGTTATATGTTGTATGTTTTTTAATGTCCAGTTTTCGGGCACTATCAGCAGCGGACACTGCACTTTATTTAATACACTTTGGAGGTTTAGTAAAGGTTGTCGAGGCCCATTTTGCAACGTGGTACCGCTTCCGCTTACCATTAGCCAAATATTTCTTTTGATTATCATAGCGGCCAATTGCGTAGTATCAAATCCCACGATATCCTCAGCTGATATTTCGGGCCGGTAAGCCCCCGCATCATGGCTAAGCTCATTCAGCAATTTTACTATAGGTTCCCTGGCAATCAACAACGATTGTTCAGTATGATGCCCGGCCATCACTTTTGCCATCGTGTTAACCTTATAGGTGTTGGCCACTAAAATATTGGCTTTTACCGCCTGCGCAATTGCAAATGCCAGTTTTGATGCGTGCGCCGCAGAGGCTGAGCCATCATTAATTACAATAATTGTTTTCATGGTATCGGGGTTATAATTTTCTGTCGTAAATTTCACAAACGCTTTTCACAGGAAACATGATGCTGGTCACTCTATAAATTGCTTATGATCACTTACTTACAACCATTGTTATAATATCAACGGATAAAAAACTATTCTGGTAAAATGCAGCAAGAAAATCATCGGGAGATGGCGCCGATAACACAGATCGGGCCCTGGTAAAACGGCATCACCGATTGTCAGTTTTTTTCGAACCGGCCGGTTATTTTATCAAGGTTGATCTTGTAAATAATCAATTCAACTTTTTCACCCACATCGCTGTCGTTTTCGGTTATCCCATGCGAAGGATGATTAGCCGGGTGGTTGGCCAGGGGCATTATCCGATGTATAAGGCCCTGCATCAGGCGAGCTTTTTCGTCTATATCGGTCACTTCTTCAAAACGCCCCCAGGCGACAACGCTTTTCCAGCTGAATATGCTTTGGATGTCATCAACTTCAAAACACACCTCCGGGTTCTGTCGCATCATTTCAATCTTTTTGCCATATGCCGAATGGCTGTAGATATATGGCGCACTATAAAAGTAATTTATCGGGACAATATAAGTAGTACCGCCGGCATGGCATGCTAAACGACCGGTAACCTGCTGTTTCAGCAAACTTTCAATCTGTATGTCTGTAAGTACCCCCAACATGATTTTAAATTTAAACGTTGATTAGTAACGTCAAAAGTATGCTCCGGCTACAGGTTAAAAAATGATCATTTTATCGTTTAAAAGTGATGCTCGTCACGAAACAATGACTGAAGGCGAGGTACTGGAAAAAATATGGCTCAATCAAAATAATTGATTTAACCTGGCGCACTTTTCCACAATCCGGTTCGCTTTGGAGGGGCTTAAAACCCAAAAAGCCTTTAAATCATATGATTTAAAGGCTTTTTAACATTTTTTAAATGTTTTCAGCGGAATGGACGGGACATGAACCATGCCCTTATATTGTTGAATTTCAATGTTTTTACTTTCTAAAAACCTGGTGCTCACCAGATGCTCACCTATTTTTTGCAACTGATTGAGTGCAAATGGGTTACGTCAAAGCTATGAAAAAGTATGTTTTGATGCAATTTTATTCGCCGAATTTTTAAAACTACTGTTTAAAAACTGATTATACCCTTCTCTGATTTTAATCAGAAGTTACTCGATTTTATTAATATCTGCTTATCCGGCAGATTGCTTTTTGAGTAGATGCTCTTAATCATTTTCTGGCGACAGCGTAAACGCTTTGACACTTACATCACTCTTAATTATAAAAAGCAAAACCGTTAAAGGCACAAGTACGCCACGTCTTTGCCTACACTGCAACTGCCGCGGTTGAGGTTATAAACTCGCAATCAATTCAGAATAAAAGATTAGGAATTGATTTTTTTAAAGTAATAGCAGGTGTTTTCTTTTCAAGGTATCGTTTTACCAAACCGGCATGGGATAAGGGCTTTTCTAAGTTTTCAATTTCGATATTGGTTTCATAGTCCAGGAAAACTAAATCCTTTTGCAGAGCTAATTGTGTTAGCTTTCCTAACAATGTTTGTAGCTTATGATCTAATACCCAGGCATACGTTTTTAAATAAATTTTTTTTCTGGCCTCCTGATAGTCGAGCAGCTCTGTTCCGTAAACGCCTTTTCGATGTCCGCATACCCGCCCGTTTTTTCTAACGGAGCGTTTTATGTTCTTCATGTCTTCAATCATAAATTTAGTGGTATCAATATCCTGATCTTCAAAAACTTTCAGGCCTTGCCATATTCCTTCAACGCTTTTCGCGAACGCATCGCAAAATGGAACGGGTATGTCTCCATGGGGATAGAACGGGCTAAATTGTTTGTACTCATCTATGCCCGATGACGTAAAATCTAGTATTATCGCTTCCGGGTATTTCTGAACTAATCCCTGCATTTTTTTTCGTTTGCTTTCAATAAAGATCATCTATAAGTTTTTTATGTAAGCAATCGGGATTTTTTCGAATACAAGCACTTCAGCCTGAAAAGCATCATAATGAGACCTATCACCATATTGAGGCGTCCGTTGCGTTAATGCATAATTTATCCGGGTAAAATCTGCAACAGACTCGCCAATCATCGCGTCTTTTCGGGTTGCATTCATATTGCTGAATTTTGTACCATTCCAATAAATGATCTCAGGATCTATTTCTAAAAATACAGGATTTTTAACAGTCCCGTCCCCGATCACCCGATTTAGCATAGGGTGTTTTTGGCAAAATGAAGTTCTAACATAATTTTCGAGTTTTTTGCGACTGTCCAAATCCCTTGATAGCGAATTGCCGCCGGGTGCGGGAATTAAAATTTCGTTTTCTTCGCAATATTTCCAAGAGTAAAGATAGCCGTGTTGAAGGATGGAATCAATATTACTTCGGTCTGTAAAATGATACAACTTGTAAATGCCGTTCTTTTTAATGATGATGTTAAAGGCCTCCGCATCAGTTTTGTAAATTACCTTTTCCTTCGGCTGGGCTCGTAACAGTTCAATTTCGGCATCCTGTTGTCTCAGGAAATCAGGCAGATTGTGCTCGTTTTCCAGCACTTTTTCCAGAAATGCAGTAATGTCGGCTGCGATCTCATCTGTCAGAGCCTGAAATTGATTTAACTTCGTTTTATTACGCAGTACAAAGACAGAATCTACGCTGGAAAATAAATATCTGAAGTATTGCAGCAGTTCATCAATCCTACCAGCATAAAGATCATTCAGCCATGAAAACTCTGGGGAGGATATTTTGAGCGTCAGATGGTAGTAAGCGTTTTCCTCATTTAATTCTGCCGGGATGTAAGCGTAGGTGGATTTCGGAACGAACTTTATCTCATAGTCGATATGAGGGCTTAATGCCTGATCCTGAAATATATTATCGTAGATGCCGATAAGTTCCCGGACATTAACCTGCTTGTCTTTCTGTTCATAATTAAGTAACAGTGATTTGATTTCAGCGACGTTCCCGAGAAGCCGCTCAAGCGTTCTGATATACTCCGCGTGTGCATCGGGACCGATAACTTTTTCAGACATAATAAATAATCTCCAGCCGCCTGTTTGGCATCTTTAATATAAATTTTTCGATTTGATCAAATCTGTTAACAGTAATTTGAAAAGCATAATCAGGATCTTCCCCAGCATATTCCAACTGGTTGCCGTTTCGGCGCGATAGCCTGGCACTTTTCGCAGACAAGGTTGGTTCGATACTAATCATCGCCCTTCTTTTTTCATCTGTAAAATTGACGATTACCTTACGATCGGCAATGGAGTTGTTTACCATTAAATTGTTCTCATACCTTTCGTGGCGAACGGAATCAAAAATGCACATGTCGGATTCCACGTTATCTATCGCTCTGCCATGTGTTCTGAAAAAATACTCCCTCAGAAAATCCCACATACCAGCCCATGAGATATTTTGGACGATCATAAATGACGCTGTAGTAACATGGTTTTGAGTATAGTCCTGCGGAAAAAGCCGCGCAGTATAATTTGTAAACCACAGTGCGATATCATGAAAACGCATATTGGCGTTAACATAATTTTGTAGCTGGTTAATATCGTGATGAGATGATATTTGCTGCCTGTGATTTTCCAGGATGAGCAGACAGGCCACGTTGATGGTTTCTGTTTCTACATCCTGTAAGATCAGATTTCCTTTCTTTTGCTGCAGATCAGCTAAAGATTCATACAGCTTTTGTTCGGCTATTTGTTGTGTCAGCATTTGCGAATCAATAAGTTGATAAGTTTATATTATTTCTTCAAACTCAGGTTGTCCTTTAACGGCGTTAGGTAAATACTGCCAGTAACCAATCGGTATATCAAGTACATTTTTTACCCGTTGAAAATAAGCCGTTTCCCGTACTGATAAAAACGATGGTGCAACGATGATCAGTTTTTTTATTTTCAGGCCGCTATACCAGCAGCCATAATCGAGTAATTGACCGAGGGCCTCCCTAATATTTTTTCGGGCGAGCCCGGAGGTTTTTATCTCAAGTATCGTTATTTCTTTTGCGTGATGAATGAGTACTACATCGGCAATATTATCACCAAAGCGGGTTTTTTCAATTGATATGTTTTTGTTGCTGCGTGCAAATTGCGGTCTTAAATACTGCTCTAATGCGGTAGAAATATCACTGTGAATTCTTTGGATTACACGGACGGACGGACTAGTAACCCGCTGATGCCCTCCGCTGTTTCGGGCCACACCAGGATTAAAAACGAAATCATCTTCGGGCAACACACCATCTATGAGTAACTGCAGTTCATCATCGACGATATAAGGTAAAAAACGGTTATACTGATGGCCGTCAAGTGCGGGAGCTGGCAACATGACTTCAAAAAGTTCTTCACCGGTTAGGCGAAAACGAACGTTTGGCAGTAATCCGTAATTATCCAAACCATTTTCATCTGCATCAACGTCGTGTAATTCAACTTTCACATCCTCGAAGTGATGCCTGTATAATTTTTCAGCTATACGCATAATATCAGGCTTAGCTTTGATGACTTCCAGATCGTTGATTTGTCCGACTAAAAAACGCTCCTTGGTTTCCTGGTTTAAGCTGAATAACCATGCTTTTGGAACCAATATTACATCGGTTGCAAGATCACTTACGCCTCTTATGAATCCATATTGATACCCGTCGATGATGTAACGCGGGTTGAACAGCCATTCCTCGCCACCGAAACCATATTGATTCTCAAAGGCTATGTTGGAATTTCCCTGATTGGCTTTACGCCACTTGTGCTTAATGGGAAACTGCCATCCGGTGGTATTCCAGGTTAAGCGAAACAATCGGTCAACTTCGTTGGCTGAAGTTTTTAAAACAATACGCCCATCAATCCTTTCAAATAAATGACCGTAATTGTTCACACGTGCGCTGATTTGGCTCGGGGTTGGAAACTGGTTGTCGGATGGCCGGTGCCATATACGTTTTTTTGCAATCGCAGCCGCGATCTCGGTGGTGGTGAGCGGGCTAGCCGCATTGGTTAACAAGGAGGCTATTACATCTTGCAGATCGGGTTGTGACATGGTAAAAAAGGTTAATGGTATGCTAATTAACCTTTTAATTTTTATAAAACAAAAAAAGCAGGCAGGTACAGTCTATTTTATACTGTATCCGATATTGTTCCTGCTTCATAGCTCTTTCAATCCTCTGGCTTCTCTCTCGTATCTGCCATTCTAACTATCCTTGGCTCAAATTTGGCTAATACCTCCACCAAACGGGTTTCTCTATTTGCCTTTATTCTATATTTACATGATGATTAAGAATAATAGCTATATGTTAATAACATATAACAGTTACCCTTAATATATAAATAGTATGATGTTTTATATCCTTATTATTGTTGTAGCTTTCGATACAACTAAGAATTAGGATCAGAATCATAGCCATTAATCAACCTTTTATATTGATGTCAGCCAAGTTTTTTACTAACCGAGAGGAAAAAAGTTTATTCAAGAAGTTTAAAGGAGCCATAGATCATATGGCTGATATTTACGCGTTCCATGCTGTTGTTGGTTATTTTAGGGCTTCTGGATATTTCCCCATTCGCGAACATTTACACAAAGTACCGGAAGTTAAAATATTAGTTGGCATAGACGTAGATCAAATTAGTGCGGAAGCCAAGCGTAGGGGTCTATTATTTTTTGGAGATCCGGACCGTACTCGTGAAGAGTTTGTTAAATTAATGCGCCAGGATATTCGTGAAGCTGAATATGCTAAAGAAGTTGAAGATGGTATCCTGCAATTTATGGAGGATGTTATTGATAAAAAGATTCATATTAAAATACATAAAACTAAAAAGCTCCACGCCAAAATATATGTCTTTTTACCAAAAAAATTCAATGAATACAGTGGTGGAGAGGTGATTACTGGCTCATCTAACCTAACAGATGCCGGGTTAGGAATAAAGAATGAAGGCAATTACGAGTTTAATGTTGCATTAAGAGATTATGAAGAGGTCGCATTTGCCGAAATGGAATTTCAAAAACTATGGAGCGAAGGAGAAGAGATTCTACCAATTGACATAAATCGTATTAAAGAAGGAAGCCACATTGGACAGTTATATAAACCGTTTGAAATTTACATTAAGTTACTTATAGAATATTTTGGAAAAAACATTGAATATGATCCCGACTCAGTTGGAGATCTTCCCAAGAACTTTAAGAAATTAACTTATCAGATTGATGCTGTCAATCAGGGATATAGTATGTTGTTGGAACATAATGGTTTTATGCTGGCTGATGTGGTTGGTCTAGGCAAGACAATTATTGCAACGTTAGTTGCTAAACGCTTCCTTATTGCAAATGGGACAATAAATACAAAAATACTGATAGTATACCCACCTCATTTGGAACAGAATTGGAAAAGTACTTTTAGCCAATTTGGTCTTGATAAACATGTTCGCTATATAAGTAATGGGAGCTTACATAAAATAATTGAACATAAAAATGATGATTATTGGCCCAAAGAAGATTACGATTTAATATTGGTTGACGAGGCTCATAAATTCAGGAATCATAAAGCCCAAATGTTCCAACAGCTTCAGCTTATCTGTAAAACACCACGCTCTGTTGAAGGAAATGTATTAGGATTACGAAAAAAGGTGATCTTAATTTCGGCAACACCCTTAAATAACCGGCCCGAAGATATTTATTATCAACTTCAATTATTTACTGATGCCCGGAAGTCTACCTTGCCGGTTACAAACCTGCAAAGTTTTTTTGCGCCGCTAATTAGGAAATATAAGGAAGTATTATCGGCAGCAAAAGTAACAGGTAAACCGGATATTAATGAACTAAGGAAAATCTATGGGATCATTCGCGAAAAAGTATTGCAACCTATTACTGTGCGGCGCACCCGAAAAGATGTAGAGTCGTATGGAGATTACAAAAAGGACCTTGATGAACAGGGCATTAGATTTCCAGCAATAAATCCCCCAATTTCTATTGAGTATGAACTTGGGCCTGAGCTAGGGCCAGTATTTGTTAGCACTATTGATTACCTTGTAGATAAGATTGCTTATTACAGATACCGGGCAATAGAATATCTTTTGCCCGAGATTCAAAAGAAGTATTATACACAAGCAGAAACAGCGTCGAAAACGCTTGCATTCATTATGATGACCCAATTGGTGAAGCGGTTAGAAAGCTCTTTCGATGCTTTTAAAATATCATTGGATCGCTTCCATCTCTCCACGGTTCGTATGATAGAAATGTTTGATAAAGGGAAAATTTATGTTGCGCCTGATGCTCAAATCAATGATTTGATGAACAAGGGTTGGGATG is drawn from Mucilaginibacter ginsenosidivorax and contains these coding sequences:
- a CDS encoding DUF4153 domain-containing protein yields the protein MKFPSIKTLAEGFLITIKRYPFELFFALIGTLAGTTEVELRHLNRVHEGWLMRGVMTANLGLLLSLSATLFTQSRQFSKQSKFIIKIITALFAASLVFIIDPTAREADYIRFFLLSLSFHLLVAFAAFTGKGQVNGFWQFNKTLFLRFLTSVLYGVVLFLGIAAAIAATNFLFNFKFEWDTYAILWVWIAGLFTTTFFLAGVPANTQSLNDDLTYPKALKIFTQFVLIPLSTIYVLILLAYEVKIIILWSLPKGLVSNLILSYAVFGVLSLLLVYPIREHDGNKWIKNYSRSFYFLLIPLLGLLFVAVGARVFMYGITEWRYFLIALACWLLFICVYFLAFKKQNIKLMPISLCIVTILSVYGPQSAFSVSMYSQRRIIVKFFEKHNALKNGKFIAVDSTKLSEKEGSKAVASLNYFIYKYDITPLQPYFNKNLTALSDSLGKLKSRDWRTTGDYGRRELRESKYEWARISLGLHHFETWYNENDNVMTCYYTFSKKEKILVVKGYDITLAADEYTDTLTNNFNGIQIKQTQTANGSFTLKLNSETFNFRPFDVARKFLADTATLNKYHTPTESEYYKNYDLPAKETLLIKETAMYKVAFQINSINFNITGKEKPADIKILGTYLIKTK
- a CDS encoding 2-hydroxyacid dehydrogenase produces the protein MKNNILIVDDVHPIFMDQAEAKGYTCDYRPTIKTEEALQIIGNYAGLVIRSKFQVSRQVFDLATNLQFVARAGAGMDNIDEAYAAQKGIKLINAPEGNSDAVGEHAIGLLLSLMNNFNRGDAEIRNGKWEREGNRGYELKGKTVGIIGYGHMGHSFARKLSGFQVDVIAYDKYKTGFSDRYAREVSMEQIVKLSDVLSIHVPLTSETNGLIDDEYLFHFKKPIFFINTSRGKTAKVSSVLKAIKEGKILGAGLDVLEVEKFPTLAEQAWYDELRQSGKVILSPHVAGWTFDSYRKISEVMAEKLVKLVD
- the greA gene encoding transcription elongation factor GreA; the protein is MAEVSYFTKDGLEKLKEELQRLKTTGRSDISKQIAEARDKGDLSENAEYDAAKEAQGLHEAKIAQMQETLANARLLDESKLDTSKVLALSIVKIKNLKNGATMSYQLVAESEADMKAGKISVASPIAKGLLGKRVGEKIEITVPAGKIEFEILEVSR
- a CDS encoding HIT family protein; the protein is MSIFSKIIAGEIPAHVVAESNEFLAFLDISPLAEGHVLVIPKKEVDYIFDLDDETYTGLQIFAKIVATAIKKAIPCKKVGVAVIGLEVPHAHIHLIPLNRVDDLNFSRPKLSFSAEELSITKDKIKSAF
- a CDS encoding universal stress protein, with the protein product MKTIIVINDGSASAAHASKLAFAIAQAVKANILVANTYKVNTMAKVMAGHHTEQSLLIAREPIVKLLNELSHDAGAYRPEISAEDIVGFDTTQLAAMIIKRNIWLMVSGSGTTLQNGPRQPLLNLQSVLNKVQCPLLIVPENWTLKNIQHITYMADLRYCRAAVVKYLVQLAEPMQASVAVAHLSAKGIPDIEENYGQRLFTEQVGNHIHSYPVGFNNIREKDIHKAVDVIINGMHNDVLVLVNHRYHFKEIIGDYLTEALPGHISIPLLIFPY
- a CDS encoding pyridoxamine 5'-phosphate oxidase family protein, whose translation is MLGVLTDIQIESLLKQQVTGRLACHAGGTTYIVPINYFYSAPYIYSHSAYGKKIEMMRQNPEVCFEVDDIQSIFSWKSVVAWGRFEEVTDIDEKARLMQGLIHRIMPLANHPANHPSHGITENDSDVGEKVELIIYKINLDKITGRFEKN
- a CDS encoding DUF6939 family protein, with protein sequence MIFIESKRKKMQGLVQKYPEAIILDFTSSGIDEYKQFSPFYPHGDIPVPFCDAFAKSVEGIWQGLKVFEDQDIDTTKFMIEDMKNIKRSVRKNGRVCGHRKGVYGTELLDYQEARKKIYLKTYAWVLDHKLQTLLGKLTQLALQKDLVFLDYETNIEIENLEKPLSHAGLVKRYLEKKTPAITLKKSIPNLLF
- a CDS encoding DarT ssDNA thymidine ADP-ribosyltransferase family protein, whose amino-acid sequence is MSEKVIGPDAHAEYIRTLERLLGNVAEIKSLLLNYEQKDKQVNVRELIGIYDNIFQDQALSPHIDYEIKFVPKSTYAYIPAELNEENAYYHLTLKISSPEFSWLNDLYAGRIDELLQYFRYLFSSVDSVFVLRNKTKLNQFQALTDEIAADITAFLEKVLENEHNLPDFLRQQDAEIELLRAQPKEKVIYKTDAEAFNIIIKKNGIYKLYHFTDRSNIDSILQHGYLYSWKYCEENEILIPAPGGNSLSRDLDSRKKLENYVRTSFCQKHPMLNRVIGDGTVKNPVFLEIDPEIIYWNGTKFSNMNATRKDAMIGESVADFTRINYALTQRTPQYGDRSHYDAFQAEVLVFEKIPIAYIKNL